In the Cellulomonas sp. C5510 genome, TGCTCATGCGCTCCCCGGTGTCGAACCCGCTGCGGGCGTGGAGCAGCACCGACGCGTCGAGCGCGTCCGATCCGGGGTGCATCACGTACGCCCCGCGCGCCGGCGACCAGCACCGGTCCTCGACCCACACGCGGATGCGTTCGGCCTCCGACCGCCAGCGGTCGGCGTCCCCGGGGATCTGTCCGAGGTCCGCGAGGTGCACGGCGCAGCGCAGCGCCTGCCAGCAGCCGAGCTTCGAGGACGTGTAGTGCTGCTCCTCCGGCAGCTCCCACATGCCGGCGTCGGGCCGGTGCCAGGCGTCCGCCGCCTCGTCGGCCACGGCGGCGAGCATCCGGCCGGTGTCGGCGTCCAGCAGGTTGCCCGCGTCGACGTAGCCGCGCACCACCGCGAGCAGGTCGCCGTACACCCCGAGCTGCAGCTGACCGTCGGCGCGGTTCCCCGCGACCACCGGTCCGATGCCGCGCCAGCCCGGCACGTCCCGGGTCACGCGCCCGGGCGGCAGGTCGCCGTCCAGGGTGAAGAACACCCGGGTGCCGTGCCGGCGCAGCGTGCGCAGCACCCAGGAGATCGCCGCGTGCACTTCCTCGCGCAGCCCGAAGCCGATCCACGCGTCGAGCGTGTACGCGGCGTCGCGCACCCAGGCGTACCGGTAGTCCCAGTTCTTGCCACCGGCCCGGCTCTCGGGCAGCGACGTGGTGCCCGCGGCGGCGATCGCCCCCGTGGGTTCGTGCAGCAGCAGCTTGAGCGCCAGCGCGCTGCGCTGCGCTGCCTTGCCCCACGGTCCGTCGTAGTGGAACTCCCGCGTCCAGGCCCGCCAGTTCTCGATCGTGCGGTCGAGGCCCCGGTCGACGTCCTCGGGGTCGGGCACGGGCACGGGCTCGCGCTCGGTGCCGGCCACCGCGACGAGGTGCCGGGACCCGGCGGTCGACGTGAACGCCCCGGAGCAGGCCTGGTCCTCGGCGACGACCGTCGTCGCGCCGAGCGTCCGGACAGCGAGCGTGACGCCGTCGTCGCGCAGGACGGGCCCGTGCACGGTGTCCTGGACCCACGGCGACGCGGTGCCGAGCACGGTGCCCGGCGCGATGCGCCACGCCATCGGGACCGCCCCGGAGAGGCCGTCGACCCGCCGCGCGAGCTCGCTCCACGGCAGCCGTCCGGCGACTCCGGTGTTCATCGCCTCGGTGACACGCACCGAGCCGCCGTCCGTCACGTACGTCGTCTCGAGCACGTTCGTGCCGACCACGTACTGCCGGCGCAGGCGGTAGGGCACGGCCGGCGCGAGCTCGAACGACCCGCCGCCCTCCGCGTCGAGCAGCGCCGCGAACACGGGCGGCGTGTCCAGGTCGGGCACGGGGAACCAGTCCACCCGGCCGTCGTCGGCCACCAGCGCGACCGTCCGCCCGTCGCCGAGCGCGGCGTACGCGCGCAGGTCCACGTACCCGCCGGTGCGCGGGGTCGGGGCCCGCAGCCGCTCGGCGGCCGCGTGCCCGGACCCCGCGGTCGCGTGACCCGCGTCGCCGTCGAGGTTCTCCAGGCCCTGCTGCTCCGTCACGCGCGCCCCTCGCGCCGCGTCACGGCGTCGGCATCCCGCCGTTGACGTTGAGCGTCTCGCCGCTCACGTAACCCGACTCCGGGGAGGCCAGGAACACGTACGCCGGCGCGAGCTCGGCCGGCTGCCCCGCCCGTCCGAACGGCGTCTGCGACCCGAAGTCCGGCAGCGCCTCGGGCGGCTGGCCGCCGGCGGTCTGCAGCGGCGTCCAGATCGGCCCGGGCGCGACGACGTTGACGCGGATGCCCCGCGGCGCGAGCTGCTGCGCCAGCGCCTTCGACATCGTGTTGATCGCGGCCTTGGTGGTCGCGTAGTCCACGAGGATCGGCGACGGCTCGTACGCCTGGATCGACGACGTGGTGATGATGCTCGCGCCGCGCGGCAGGTGCGGCACCGCTTCCTGCACCAGCCAGAACAGCGCGTGGACGTTGGTCCGGAACGTCTGGTCGAACGACTCGGACGTCAGGTCCGCGAGGTCCTCGACGTGCTGCTGCCGTCCCGCGATCACGGCGAGGACGTCCAACCCCCCGAGCTCCTCGAGCGCGGTCCGCACCAGCGACCGGCTGTACGCCTCGTCGGCGACGTCGCCGGGCGCGAGCACGACGGTCCGGCCGGCCTCACGTGCCACGGCGGCGACGTGCTCGGCGTCCTCCTGCTCCTCCGGCAGGTAGGACAGCACCAGGTCCGCGCCCTCCCGCGCGAACGCGATCGCCACGGCGCGGCCGATGCCGGAGTCCCCGCCGGTGACCACGGCCTTGCGGCCCGCCAGGCGGCCCGTGCCGCGGTAGGTGTCCTCACCGTGGTCGGCCTGCGGCCGCAGGTCCGCGTCGAGCCCGGGACCGTCCTGGCTCTGCGCGGGCGGCGCGGGCATCCGGTACTGGGCGATCGGGTCCTGGAACGTGTACTGGTCGGCCATCTCGCGTCCTGCCCTCCGTGCGGCTGCGGGTCCGGGTACGCCGACGCCCGCCGCCCCGGGGGCGGCGGGCGTCGACCTGCAGCCATCGTCGGACGGCCCCGGGAGGCCCGCAACAGGAGCGGGGGCGGGCCCTACAGGTCGACCGGGTCCACCAGGAACCCGGCCTGGTCCGCGATCTCCCCGCCGACGTCGGCGTGGACCTCCCGCGCCACGGAGCGCACCACCCGCGCCGCCCGCCCGCGGGCCACGCGGTGCGCGAGCGACGGCCGCTCGGCCTCGAGCTGCTCCACGTCCGGCGCCTCCCAGCGGACCCGGTACGCCACCACCTCGCCCTGCGCCCACGGCAGCCCGGCCAGCACGACGGGCACGTCCCGCTCCGCCGAGACCTCGACCGCGACGATGCCGTCCACGCCGAGGTCCACCTGCAGCCCGAACGCCTCGGCGGCGGGCGGGTGCGCGCGCATCCACGCGTCGAACGCGTCCGCCTCGGCGTGCAGGCGGCGCCGCTCGGCCTCGTCCGCGACGCCCGCACCGACCTGGTCGCGGGCGACGAGCACGGCGCCCGTCTCCTGCGGCGAGGGCCGCGGGACGTCGGGGCCGGCCCCGGGGCCGGTCGCCGCGCCGGCGCCGTCGAGCCGGGCCTGCGGGGCGACGCGGCGCGCCGCGGCCAGGACCGTGGCCGGCTCGACCCACCGGTCGGTCAGCACGACCAGGTCGAGCGCGGCGTCCATGTCCGGTTCCAGCACGACCCCGGAGTCGACGCGCAACGCGCCGCCGAGCCGGCGCGCCGCGGCCACCAGCCACTGCACCACCCGCAGCTCCTCGCGGACGGGCCCCGCGGCGCCGAACGCCCGCCGCAAGCCGTCGCGGTCGCCGCCGAACCTGGGCCCCTCCTGGCGTTCACGCGGGCAGTCGACCACCCACGCCACGCGGCTGTCCGTGGGCAGACCCCAGGCGGCGACGCGCGCCGGTTCGAGGGCGTACGGCCCGGTCAGCGTCGAGAGCCGTCCCACCCGGAGGACGCCGGGCGTGGCGGAGACGGTCGGCGCCCGGGTCGCGCCCGTCGAGCGGCGGCCCGACGGGATGCGCGGCGGGCGCTCCCAGCGGGCCGCCGGGAACCGGCTGGCGGCCAGCACCTCGACCTCGTCGGTCGCCACGCCGTCCGGCAGCACGAGCAGGTGCCGGCCGGGGGGCGGCGCGACACCGGCACGGTCGGGGGCGGTCCCGGTCGGCAGGGCGGGGAGCAGCGTCATGCGGGCCGGAGCCTCAGACGTCCGTCCGGTGGAAGCCCTGCCACGACCGGGACGCCGTCGGACCGCGCTGACCCTGGTACCGCGACCCCGCGGCGCCCTGGCCGTACGGTCGCAGCGCGGGCGACGACAGCCGGAAGAAGCACAGCTGGCCGATCTTCATGCCCGGCCACAGCGTGATCGGCAGCGTCGCGACGTTCGACAGCTCGAGGGTGACGTGGCCCGAGAAGCCGGGGTCGATGAACCCGGCCGTCGAGTGCGTCAGGAGGCCGAGCCGTCCGAGCGACGACTTGCCCTCGAGGCGCGCGGCGATGTCGTCGGGCAGCGTGACCTGCTCGTACGTCGAGCCCAGCACGAACTCCCCGGGGTGCAGGACGAAGGGCTCGTCCCCCTCGACCTCGACCAGCCGCGTGAGGTCCGGCTGCTCCGCCGCGGGGTCGATGACGGGGTACTTGTGGTTGTCGAACAGCCGGAAGTACCGGTCGAGCCGCACGTCGACGCTGGACGGCTGGACCATCGCCGGGTCGTACGGGTCGAGCAGGACCCGTCCGGAGTCGAGCTCGGCGGAGATGTCGCGGTCGGAGAGCAGCACGGGGACACGGTACCGACCCCGGCCGTGCGTCCGGGGGCCGGGCACCGCGCGGCCCGGGACCTGGTGCCGCGAGGGCCCGGGACGCCGGACGCTATGCTGACCGTCGGCGTGCGTGGGAGCGCTCCCGCGCGCCACGATCATCCTGACACCGAGAGGCGCGACGATGCGGTACGGCCACTTCGACGACGCGGCACGCGAGTACGTCATCACGACTCCGCACACGCCGTACCCGTGGATCAACTACCTCGGCTCCGAGGAGTTCTTCTCCCTGCTGTCCCACACGGGCGGCGGGTACTCGTTCTACCGCGACGCCAAGATGCGGCGGCTGACCCGGTACCGCTACAACAACATCCCCGCCGACGAGGGCGGTCGCTACTTCTACGTCAACGACGGCGGCGACGTCTGGACGCCCGGCTGGCTGCCGGTCAAGGCCGACCTCGACCACTTCGAGACCCGCCACGGCCTCGGCTACTCGCGGATCACCGGCGAGCGCGGCGGCCTGCGCGTCGAGACGCTGTTCTTCGTGCCGCTCGGCGAGACCGCCGAGGTCCAGCACGTCACGCTGACCAACACCTCGGACGCCGAGAAGACCGTCTCGCTGTTCTCGTTCGTCGAGTTCTGCCTGTGGAACGCCCAGGACGACCAGACGAACTACCAGCGCAACCTGTCGCTCGCCGAGGTCGAGGTCGAGCTCGACGGCCCGTCCGGCTCCGCGATCTACCACAAGACCGAGTACCGCGAGCGCCGCGACCACTACGCCGTCTACGGCGTCAACACCCGCGCCGCCGGCTTCGACACCGACCGCGACACGTTCGTCGGCCCCTGGAACGGGCTCGGCGAGGCGACCGTCCCGCGCACCGGGAAGGCCACCGGGTCGGTCGCGTCCGGCTGGTACCCGATCGGCTCGCACCAGGTCGACGTCACGCTCGCCCCGGGCGAGAGCCGGTCGCTGACGTACGTGCTCGGCTACGTCGAGAACCCGCACGAGGAGAAGTGGGCGCCGGCCGCCGACGGCGAGCTGCCGATGCAGCGCGTCAACCGCGAGCGCGCGCACGCCCTGCTGTCCCGGTTCGCGACCACCGAGCAGACCCTCGCGGCCTTCGAGACGCTGCGGGCGTACTGGACCGACCTGCTGTCGACCTACTCGGTGACCTCGTCCGACGAGCGCCTGGACCGGATGGTCAACATCTGGAACCAGTACCAGTGCATGGTCACGTTCAACATGTCCCGGTCGGCGTCGTACTTCGAGACCGGCATCGGCCGCGGCATGGGGTTCCGCGACTCCAACCAGGACCTGCTGGGCTTCGTGCACCTCATCCCCGAGCGGGCGCGGGAGCGCATCATCGACATCGCGTCGACGCAGTTCCCCGACGGGTCGGCGTACCACCAGTACCAGCCGCTCACGAAGCGCGGGAACAACGACATCGGCTCCGGCTTCAACGACGACCCGCTGTGGCTGATCCTCGGCGTCGCCGCCTACATCAAGGAGACCGGCGACTGGTCGATCCTCGACGAGGCCGTGCCGTTCGACAACGAGCCGGGCTCCGAGGTCCCGCTGTTCGAGCACCTGACGCGCTCGTTCCAGTTCACGGTGCAGAACCGCGGCCCGCACGGCCTGCCGCTCATCGGCCGCGCCGACTGGAACGACTGCCTCAACCTGAACTGCTTCTCCACCGAGCCGGGCGAGTCGTTCCAGACGACCGAGAACCAGGCCGGCGGTGTCGCGGAGTCCGTCTTCATCGCCGCGATGTTCGTGTTCATCGGCCCGGAGTACGCCGAGCTCGCCGAGCGCCGCGGGCTGACCGACGTCGCCGCGCAGGCCCGCGCCGCGATCGAGGAGATGCGCGCCGCGGTGCTCGAGCACGGCTGGGACGGCGAGTGGTTCCTGCGCGCGTACGACTTCTACGGCAACCCCGTCGGCACCGACGCCAAGCCGGAGGGCAAGATCTGGATCGAGCCGCAGGGCTTCGCGGTCATGGCGGGCATCGGCGTCGACTCGACCGACCCCACCACCCCGGAGGCGGCCGCCAGCCCGGCGCTGCGCGCCCTGAACTCCACGCGCGAGCACCTGGCGACCCCGCACGGCATGGTCCTGCAGTCGCCGGCGTACACGAGCTACCAGATCGAGCTCGGCGAGGTCTCCACGTACCCCCCGGGCTACAAGGAGAACGGCGGCATCTTCTGCCACAACAACCCGTGGGTCATCATCGGCGAGACCGTCGTCGGCCGCGGCGAGCAGGCGTTCGACTACTACCGGCGCATCACCCCCGCGTACCGCGAGGAGATCTCCGACGTCCACCGGCTCGAGCCGTACGTGTACGCGCAGATGATCGCCGGCAAGGAGGCCGTCCGGCACGGTGAGGCCAAGAACTCCTGGCTGACCGGCACC is a window encoding:
- a CDS encoding glycoside hydrolase family 15 protein, whose protein sequence is MDLRAYAALGDGRTVALVADDGRVDWFPVPDLDTPPVFAALLDAEGGGSFELAPAVPYRLRRQYVVGTNVLETTYVTDGGSVRVTEAMNTGVAGRLPWSELARRVDGLSGAVPMAWRIAPGTVLGTASPWVQDTVHGPVLRDDGVTLAVRTLGATTVVAEDQACSGAFTSTAGSRHLVAVAGTEREPVPVPDPEDVDRGLDRTIENWRAWTREFHYDGPWGKAAQRSALALKLLLHEPTGAIAAAGTTSLPESRAGGKNWDYRYAWVRDAAYTLDAWIGFGLREEVHAAISWVLRTLRRHGTRVFFTLDGDLPPGRVTRDVPGWRGIGPVVAGNRADGQLQLGVYGDLLAVVRGYVDAGNLLDADTGRMLAAVADEAADAWHRPDAGMWELPEEQHYTSSKLGCWQALRCAVHLADLGQIPGDADRWRSEAERIRVWVEDRCWSPARGAYVMHPGSDALDASVLLHARSGFDTGERMSSTVDALRAELGSGPLLHRCSGAAEEEGAFVACAFWGVAALALVGRTDEARDWMDELLALANDVGVWPEMVEARTGDFLGNVPQALSHLALVQAALTLAPALGHADG
- the dcd gene encoding dCTP deaminase, with product MLLSDRDISAELDSGRVLLDPYDPAMVQPSSVDVRLDRYFRLFDNHKYPVIDPAAEQPDLTRLVEVEGDEPFVLHPGEFVLGSTYEQVTLPDDIAARLEGKSSLGRLGLLTHSTAGFIDPGFSGHVTLELSNVATLPITLWPGMKIGQLCFFRLSSPALRPYGQGAAGSRYQGQRGPTASRSWQGFHRTDV
- a CDS encoding GH36-type glycosyl hydrolase domain-containing protein — protein: MRYGHFDDAAREYVITTPHTPYPWINYLGSEEFFSLLSHTGGGYSFYRDAKMRRLTRYRYNNIPADEGGRYFYVNDGGDVWTPGWLPVKADLDHFETRHGLGYSRITGERGGLRVETLFFVPLGETAEVQHVTLTNTSDAEKTVSLFSFVEFCLWNAQDDQTNYQRNLSLAEVEVELDGPSGSAIYHKTEYRERRDHYAVYGVNTRAAGFDTDRDTFVGPWNGLGEATVPRTGKATGSVASGWYPIGSHQVDVTLAPGESRSLTYVLGYVENPHEEKWAPAADGELPMQRVNRERAHALLSRFATTEQTLAAFETLRAYWTDLLSTYSVTSSDERLDRMVNIWNQYQCMVTFNMSRSASYFETGIGRGMGFRDSNQDLLGFVHLIPERARERIIDIASTQFPDGSAYHQYQPLTKRGNNDIGSGFNDDPLWLILGVAAYIKETGDWSILDEAVPFDNEPGSEVPLFEHLTRSFQFTVQNRGPHGLPLIGRADWNDCLNLNCFSTEPGESFQTTENQAGGVAESVFIAAMFVFIGPEYAELAERRGLTDVAAQARAAIEEMRAAVLEHGWDGEWFLRAYDFYGNPVGTDAKPEGKIWIEPQGFAVMAGIGVDSTDPTTPEAAASPALRALNSTREHLATPHGMVLQSPAYTSYQIELGEVSTYPPGYKENGGIFCHNNPWVIIGETVVGRGEQAFDYYRRITPAYREEISDVHRLEPYVYAQMIAGKEAVRHGEAKNSWLTGTAAWNFVAASQYLLGVRPGYDGLVVDPQLGPDVPTFTVTRVARGARYEITVTNSGRPGARAALVVDGTPVEGRTVPYAPAGSTVRVEVTV
- a CDS encoding SDR family oxidoreductase, which gives rise to MADQYTFQDPIAQYRMPAPPAQSQDGPGLDADLRPQADHGEDTYRGTGRLAGRKAVVTGGDSGIGRAVAIAFAREGADLVLSYLPEEQEDAEHVAAVAREAGRTVVLAPGDVADEAYSRSLVRTALEELGGLDVLAVIAGRQQHVEDLADLTSESFDQTFRTNVHALFWLVQEAVPHLPRGASIITTSSIQAYEPSPILVDYATTKAAINTMSKALAQQLAPRGIRVNVVAPGPIWTPLQTAGGQPPEALPDFGSQTPFGRAGQPAELAPAYVFLASPESGYVSGETLNVNGGMPTP